A region of the Drosophila subobscura isolate 14011-0131.10 chromosome J, UCBerk_Dsub_1.0, whole genome shotgun sequence genome:
GCCACCTCCCCCTGCCCGCTTGGAGATAGTAAAAGTAGAGCAGGGAACAGGCCCCACAGACCAGGCATTGATTACAACTAGCAATTTTTCAGCTTGTTGCACATTTCGCGTGTTAATGTTGCATGCGGCCCAGGGACACGGCGTTTGTTTTCCAAACAATGTccgagatagagagacagagagagcgagcgaggcagcagaggagcatgggagtggagtggcgtggcGAACGAGTATCAATGAATCGGCAACAATGTGGATAATGGTCGTGGGCCAAACaaatccaaaaccaaaacccatcAAGGGGCTGTCTTTAAGCGCCTAGAAAATTGTCTAATTTTGGCCACtgcttgaaaatattttcaggCGAAGatcaaagccaaaggaacAGCTCAAAACCCAATCGAAGAACAGTCGGAAATGCAAGCAGAAACACGCGTAGAAATTTCTCAGCCAGTGTCTGATGGTTCCTGTTCATCTTTTGCACCATCGCTGCCCAGCGGCTCCTCCAAAACTTATGAAAGGAAAGGCTGTTCCCCCATCGATCACAGGCTCAAATAATATGTGAGTATTGTCAAAAAAAGTTGCTACTTTTGGGTTAactttcaaaattaaatatcatTCAAACAGAACCGAGCAAAACCAACTTCAAGCAAGTTCCAGACACAAGCAAAAACCTACAAGAAATGTCCTTAAATACATGTGcctgtggctatggctgtagctgtgtggGTAAGCCAAAAACCGatgaggagcagccagagaaGCATGACTCAACCAGCCGTAAAGCTGCCCAGAAAGAACCCACAAAGGGAAAGTCCAAGGGAAAGTCCAAGGAGCAGCCCAAGCACCAACTGCCAGAGTCAGCGCACACGTCCGACGATGAGAAGGAAGGTTACCGATACGGACACTTGGTTGGACGACAGCTGACCCCGTACGAGTGCCAGCTGGAGGAcgaagtgcagcagctgcaggaggcccTCTTCACACTCACATCGCACTATGCCAAGGTGCAGTTCCGCTTGCGACAAATAGCCGCCGCCTCGGACTCGGAGCGGATTGCGCTgctcaaggagctggagcgcaTGACGAGCGAGCCACTGGATGGATCTGCTCGAGACCAGCAGGAAAAGCTGCCCACGCTGCAGTCGGACGCCTCGACAATGGGCAGTGTGCGGATGAAGCAGCACAAGATCATTGCACAGCTGCGGGGACGTCTCCAGAACTTGGCCGCTGCGGTCGACGATTACTTTGTGACGGACAGAAAGGGGCAGAGTCGTGGCGAGACCACGGGAGACAGTGCTGATGGATACGAAGAGGATTATGACTGGGATGCAGAAGAACTGCAGGGCAATGCATCCAAAGGCACGTTTCTCTCCGAGGCATGGTCGGACACCATCTACGGGGACACCGATAATGATGGGCAGTCCACGCGTTccaagtcaaagtcgaagCATCGCAAAGGTAAGGGCAAGAGCAAGGGAGGCAAGAACGCCCTAGGGACACAAAAAGCGCAATCAGGGCATGGCGACGCCGGCGACAGACATTCCCGTGGCGAATGTAGCAAAGATTGTCCCTCGTACAAAGCGCGCAGAAAGAGTGGTTCAGCCGGAAGAAGTTCACCCAGAAATACGTCCAGCAAGAAGGATGTCTCCCCGAATCCCGGTAGACTCTACTCTGTCTTACGTGAAACTCAGTCGCTGCCGCACAACAAACGACACACGGGCGATGGGGTGGCCGTCAAAAAGGTGCGATCTACAGCCAAGAATCACTTAGAAGCAATCCCAAAGGGCAGCCCCAGAGCCGCAAATCGGAAACAAAAAGCAAGTGCCACTCCCTCTGAAAAGTTGGCCAAAGGTTGGCCACTCAGCTGGCAGTATCTACGACTGGACGAGGGGCCCTGTACCAAAAGCTCGACGAATATTGAGAGCTCCAGCAATTTGTGtgccgcagccagcagcaagcctGATGCGTGGAGCGATGTCCGGCAGTCAAAGCAATCGCTCAAGAAATCATAAATCCAGAGTTTGAAATTCTATAACAATAGTTTAGTCTTCAGAACTTTTAGTTGGGAGCTGACAGTAAGTTCTCCCTAAAAGTTCTCCAGGCTAAATTAAGAttataaattttcaaatacttctggcaaagcaaaacgattccttaatatatttttacaacGAAATGTGAAGCCATTAAACCAGCGATtgatgtgcgtgtgtgcgtgctgctgctgccctgaaATTATAGCCATGGTCATTGAACCCAAGGACCGTCAGCATCCAGACAACATGGCAGCATCGCATCCCTTAAGCGGCTCTCAAAGAAGGCCAACAAAAGGGTCCAGcctgccatccatccatccagtcATCAACGCTATGGGAAACCAGTTCTGAGTCCTCTCGGGCTCTGTGTCGTGACCGGGTACCGCTTTTGGCAATTTTCCGCGCATGCGCGACTCGATTTCTGCAGAGCTGCTGAGGGTTTGAGGCAGGGCTCTTTGTTGCTTTAGGCAGCGGTCTGGCCAGGCCAATTCCCAACTTTAAGGGTTGGTTTCATCTTGCCACAGCCTCAATGTGCACACTCAGCGTGCCCATTCCCCTTGCCAACGTTTCATTCATAGCCAGATCTCTACTTCAACTGCCTGGTCCCAGGTTCCGGTTGTGGCATTTGCCCACATCTGTTGGCTCTCCTCTCTTTGAGCCCTGCGAGCATGCGAGTAGAGCATCTCGGGGCCccggccctggccctggcgcATGCGCATGCTTCGGCTCTAATCTTTTGTCTCATTGTTGACTGGTTTTTATGACGCCTTCTGTATTAATGGTTCGATATCTCGTGTGTGAAGAGGGTTTCTACGGGCCATGCATGGTATGCGTGACATCTGGCCAAATGTGCGACTCGGTCATGGGTCCATGCGGGTACATCTCGATGGGCAGGGgattgctgttgcctgtttaATGAAGTATGGAAAACAGTGAGACAAATTACAGCACAAACAATAAGATTACAGATACAAAATGTTGATAAAGATCGAGGGGAAATCCTTACAAATTTTTAGCtatttaaattcgatttttcttacacgtttttgtgtgtttattgaaCCAAAAATTGTTGTATATTCTCTCCAGGATTTTTGCAAAATATGGCAAGCTAAAtgcactaaaaataaaacgttaACTATGAATACGGATACTAGGACTATGATGTAGAGTCTGTTCGAACTGTGAGAGTTCTGTTCGTATGAGAACGAACATTTGCAGCGCGTTTTGAACTAATTTGCTTAAATGGTAACAAAAAATATCGAGAATTGCAGCACTTCTACTTTTTTCCATCCTCTTTCATGTGATGCGACGTTGGTTGGGTGCATTTTATGTATACGATCTACAGTTGATCTTGGGGCTTAGAACgaaattaacatttacatttacactAGACTAATTCACTTAACCTTCTTATTCTTACTTTctgtgtctttgtctttgtctttctcTACTTCtttgtctttctctttgtgCTTGTTGACTTTCTTCTTTgagagtttgttttttgttttgcatatttaaaatgtatttagaGATATGAATCCTAAGGTATAAACAGTTCCTTCAGTTGCATATTTgttcgatttgtttgtttcttcgtttgttttttggtatGGCACAGTTTTGGCATTACTTTTCCTATGGCTTGGGGTGTGGAGCAAAGTGTATGGCAAGAAAAATCTATTTGCTTTGAGCAGCCGCATTAATCCATAATGTGAGGCTCTTCTTCTGCTACTAAAAACTAGATCCCGCAACCGTGAGCTTGAGTGCAGCTTCTACTTGACAGCTCCTTCGCATTGCTGCATTtgcacgagcagcaggagtatGCGATTCATCAGATTATCCGCCTCGGAGTCCTCCATGCTGTTCAGCTTCGCCGAGATGAAGCCACAGAACTTTGAGTTGAGAACCTCGCGCACCGTCTGTGGTGGCGGCAGATCCAGTCCACCGGTGACTACAGCTGcattctgttgctgccgcaaatggcgatgctgctgcagcatctgctcTTCGTAGTCATCGCCATCGATGACACCGCCGACATCAGCACCGTCTGCATCGCCGTCCTCCAGGTCCCCGTGCTCGCCATTGCGACGACGCTTACGGGAGGAGGCCACCTCATCCACGCCGGCATTGGTGCTGCCCGGTGAGTTGGAGTCGAGTATGAGGGGATAGGGAAAGTCTGCATCGATGGCCTCCAGTTCCTCCACCCCATCGGAGGCATTGCCAGCATCCGCATCCTCGTCGCCGCTCCGCAACGAGCTGGCATCCATGTCGTCGTAGCTCTGCTGCAGATGATGATGCTCATTCCTGGTGGAGCTCACCCGACTGTCGTTATTCGCCTGATGCTGATGGGCAGGCTGTGGCAAAGCGGGCGGCCCGCCGCCACCACCCgaacagctgccgctgctgctgctcccagccccaccgccgccgccgccgccaccgcccgtCGAGAGATCCAGCTCTGGCTTCACGTAGTAATCGCAATAATAATCGTCACCGCTCGCATTCAAAGTCGAGCACTTGGACAGATTCAGTGCAGAGGCCGAGTCGTTGAAGGCTGAGGATAACTTCATTCCGGCGCCTGCTTTGCCACCAGCTCCTCCGCCCAGCAggctgttgtggttgttgttgttgtggctgttattgttgttgtgcagATGTGCCGCATAGGCGCTCAGGCTGAGATCTGTGGCATGGGAAGCGCCTCTGAAAAAggagaaacacaaaaattgttagtaaaatgaatttaaagaCAAGGAAGCTTTGCTTCAAACACGGATTTAAATCCATTTTCCTATTTTTTCCCAACCATTCCCCATGAACCTACAACAGGCCATGCCAGAAATAGGCAAAAGTCGCAGACAACCCCCCCAAATGGTAGAGCAAAACGTGCTCAAACAAACCCCAAAGAGCAGATTCGATACAATATGGTAGTGGCAGCAAAAGgaccgaaccgaacagaacataaccagaaccagaatttatttcaatgtCCCGAAAACACAGACcttggctctctctccccttcgCCCTCTCGGTTCGGGGCTGGTTTCCTTTCCTGCGTCTCAAATTTCAAGAGCATTTTCCCAAAACAATGCAGCTGTCAGGGACTCTGCTCTGGGTGAACGCCTGAACGTGGCTATTTTTAGCGTTGCTGTCCCCTCCCCAACTCCACAAAGTCGCGGCTTGGCCCAGTTGTGTGCCCATTGACAAGGGGAAAAAAGTGAAGCGGAGAACATCTCTCCCCCGCTCTAACAAGACACTCCACGgcttatctctctctgtctctagcAGGTAGTTGacaattggaaaatgttgtaTGTAAAATGATATGCCAGACGGGCAGGACTAATCAgggccaaatgcattttcacaTGTTccactatctctctctctggaagAGAGAACTCTATTTGCCTGCGGCTTCTGTGGTCTTGGCTCGAATGGTTTCCCTTGGCCTTATCAATATTTGCTTCCGCTCTGACCCAAAAAACAGGACCCTGACCATAGACCATTAGAGAGTTTACACTTTTCGGGGGATTTTAGCGGGGGAAATTCCACAAATCGCCGCGTTATCTG
Encoded here:
- the LOC117893899 gene encoding uncharacterized protein LOC117893899 isoform X2, whose translation is MSLNTCACGYGCSCVGKPKTDEEQPEKHDSTSRKAAQKEPTKGKSKLPESAHTSDDEKEGYRYGHLVGRQLTPYECQLEDEVQQLQEALFTLTSHYAKVQFRLRQIAAASDSERIALLKELERMTSEPLDGSARDQQEKLPTLQSDASTMGSVRMKQHKIIAQLRGRLQNLAAAVDDYFVTDRKGQSRGETTGDSADGYEEDYDWDAEELQGNASKGTFLSEAWSDTIYGDTDNDGQSTRSKSKSKHRKGKGKSKGGKNALGTQKAQSGHGDAGDRHSRGECSKDCPSYKARRKSGSAGRSSPRNTSSKKDVSPNPGRLYSVLRETQSLPHNKRHTGDGVAVKKVRSTAKNHLEAIPKGSPRAANRKQKASATPSEKLAKGWPLSWQYLRLDEGPCTKSSTNIESSSNLCAAASSKPDAWSDVRQSKQSLKKS
- the LOC117893898 gene encoding uncharacterized protein LOC117893898 → MAPVSAISGRSPSATNSLQDLSAAAAAIALDMTPKVELMPLSSSTAVAPTQKIKKLVRRNASDKLKLIQMVHDNPILWDSRLPNFKGAEEEKNRAWEHIGREFNAPGRRVARAFKSLRESYRRELAHVKMMGNGFKPKWSLYEAMDFLRDVIRERKGASHATDLSLSAYAAHLHNNNNSHNNNNHNSLLGGGAGGKAGAGMKLSSAFNDSASALNLSKCSTLNASGDDYYCDYYVKPELDLSTGGGGGGGGGAGSSSSGSCSGGGGGPPALPQPAHQHQANNDSRVSSTRNEHHHLQQSYDDMDASSLRSGDEDADAGNASDGVEELEAIDADFPYPLILDSNSPGSTNAGVDEVASSRKRRRNGEHGDLEDGDADGADVGGVIDGDDYEEQMLQQHRHLRQQQNAAVVTGGLDLPPPQTVREVLNSKFCGFISAKLNSMEDSEADNLMNRILLLLVQMQQCEGAVK
- the LOC117893899 gene encoding uncharacterized protein LOC117893899 isoform X1 yields the protein MSLNTCACGYGCSCVGKPKTDEEQPEKHDSTSRKAAQKEPTKGKSKGKSKEQPKHQLPESAHTSDDEKEGYRYGHLVGRQLTPYECQLEDEVQQLQEALFTLTSHYAKVQFRLRQIAAASDSERIALLKELERMTSEPLDGSARDQQEKLPTLQSDASTMGSVRMKQHKIIAQLRGRLQNLAAAVDDYFVTDRKGQSRGETTGDSADGYEEDYDWDAEELQGNASKGTFLSEAWSDTIYGDTDNDGQSTRSKSKSKHRKGKGKSKGGKNALGTQKAQSGHGDAGDRHSRGECSKDCPSYKARRKSGSAGRSSPRNTSSKKDVSPNPGRLYSVLRETQSLPHNKRHTGDGVAVKKVRSTAKNHLEAIPKGSPRAANRKQKASATPSEKLAKGWPLSWQYLRLDEGPCTKSSTNIESSSNLCAAASSKPDAWSDVRQSKQSLKKS